A genome region from Eurosta solidaginis isolate ZX-2024a chromosome 2, ASM4086904v1, whole genome shotgun sequence includes the following:
- the LOC137239902 gene encoding breast cancer anti-estrogen resistance protein 3 homolog isoform X2, producing the protein MGNGQTRDLDARGMMHRRRSISWNFIYPLTKRREQTTRMVFNVRMSILDWLELLDLQQYKNNFETYSTVEDILDLTESDLKENGVQNIEHRRQMLSSLIGVQAKRRQSVSIEASTLPRAMAKRRNFCASVDKAGTNGDIYGSMRRNSNNRTIYTNFKSIQNTKRHTLDNMIYEKLDLLKPDLPPQNTTTTLSNINSCVADNNKEIITMDKGGSSSNLCKNMGGSTVSIAGQLHLQQHQTPPNSIVVSTPSSEQQEAVALKKALEWELSLDAKDLRSHAWYHGPLSRQRADEIVQREGDFLIRDCGSQPDNYVLTCRTRTQVLHFVINKILLQPETVYERVQYQFEEDAFDAVPDLITFYVGSGKPISVASGARIQYPCNRTYPLSFYGHKIVGNHLHTQMLAGIRGASPLNSPLSHNGSFRFGSGIITPNTQQQQPMHSPMSSPPRVKRDIPPRLPSKKQRSQSLTPAHVTPTNSIRQSRNSESCSSADGVIQGNSTTPVESGSANVFHERGRRLSNFEKEVITREKSLVCAENMHLHSHLEHLAQAGQLHPNGFQTIARCSAATEAVDHFKFTTHSLPRSNMSNLRGCGVMRISSLARDFGSDAVGISTSLEGRQIPELPEKPPSPPPKPVRANSQTRKEKDQIAAHRGGIVGVGYHANGSDSGNGSGDSVQSSIPGDSNNEFTPHRGVIIKNPRFLSTSSSSGTLKSMSEFDAIAAEEQLFMMELPDFKPVSKFDFENFITLLLPSIDNKPLDGDALTTFKMMLLESGPKVIAEHITRIDIGLLIEELPEDEERNVLDCCGLEMLTLPFGKIFRTDLIERTQCMKLMVAVTILTCQTDLDRAELLSKWIQIAVETKTALGNLFGFCAIMLGLCMPQIQKLENAWHILRQKYTDSAFTFEAKLRPTLISMNECSNPQAPNTTVPHVLLYALLKDRPVIDIIGMNNINMEDRSSLYKTCITSWEAKVDDFGMTIHFLHLDSARNFLNNLSLYRKNAKLMLEESTPRLDELLSDAFRTEFHVKFLWGSKGVVATPEDRHSKLEKVLVLMADKFCSADCNSAAA; encoded by the exons ATAACTTCGAAACGTATAGCACGGTGGAAGACATATTGGACCTTACGGAAAGCGATTTAAAGGAAAACGGCGTACAGAATATTGAGCATCGTCGACAAATGTTATCTAGTCTAATAGGTGTACAAGCCAAACGGCGCCAGTCGGTCAGCATAGAAG CATCCACTTTACCGCGTGCAATGGCCAAGCGTAGGAATTTTTGTGCATCTGTAGATAAAGCTGGCACTAATGGTGATATATATGGTTCCATGCGACGTAATAGTAATAATCGtactatatatacaaattttaagtcCATTCAAAATACAAAGCGCCACACCTTGGATAATATGAT ATATGAGAAACTAGATCTACTAAAACCTGATTTACCACcacaaaacacaacaacaacattgtctAACATCAACAGCTGTGTTGCAGATAACAACAAAGAAATTATAACAATGGATAAAGGTGGGAGTAGTAGCAATCTGTGCAAAAATATGGGTGGCTCTACCGTATCTATTGCCGGTCAACTACATCTACAACAGCACCAAACCCCACCCAACAGTATAGTCGTAAGCACACCTTCTAGTGAACAACAAGAGGCGGTTGCATTGAAAAAGGCGCTAGAGTGGGAGCTTAGCTTGGATGCAAAAGACTTACGCTCACATGCGTGGTATCATGGACCGTTGTCTCGACAGCGTGCCGATGAGATTGTGCAGAGGGAGGGCGATTTTCTGATAAGAGATTGCGGCTCCCAGCCGGATAATTATGTATTGACTTGTCGCACGAGAACACAAGTGTTACATTTTGTTATAAATAAG attCTGCTGCAACCCGAGACTGTCTATGAACGCGTTCAATACCAATTTGAGGAAGACGCTTTCGATGCAGTTCCCGATCTTATTACCTTCTATGTTGGTTCCG GTAAACCCATTTCGGTAGCCTCTGGTGCACGCATTCAGTATCCATGTAATCGCACATATCCACTTTCTTTTTATGGCCATAAAATTGTTGGTAATCATTTGCACACTCAAATGCTAGCTGGCATACGTGGTGCCAGTCCACTTAATTCTCCACTAAGTCATAATGGAAGCTTCCGATTTGGTTCTGGAATAATAACACCAAAtacccaacaacaacaaccaatgcaTAGTCCTATGTCTTCACCACCACGTGTGAAACGCGATATACCTCCACGTTTACCATCAAAGAAACAACGCTCTCAATCATTAACACCAGCACATGTCACGCCTACTAACAGTATTAGGCAATCTCGAAATAGTGAATCCTGTTCTAGTGCTGATGGCGTAATTCAAGGCAATTCTACCACACCTGTGGAGAGTGGAAGTGCGAATGTGTTTCATGAACGTGGACGAAggttaagtaattttgaaaaagaAGTGATTACAAGAGAAAAATCTTTAGTTTGCGCAGAAAATATGCACCTACATAGCCACTTGGAACATTTAGCACAAGCTGGACAACTCCATCCTAATGGATTTCAAACGATCGCGCGATGTTCGGCTGCTACTGAAGCAGTGGATCATTTTAAGTTCACTACACATTCTTTGCCTAGATCTAATATGAGCAATCTTCGAGGATGTGGTGTAATGCGCATTTCAAGTTTAGCTCGTGATTTTGGATCGGATGCAGTGGGCATAAGTACAAGCTTAGAAGGTAGGCAAATACCAGAGCTACCGGAGAAACCACCAAGTCCACCACCAAAACCAGTGCGCGCAAACAGTCAAACTCGAAAAGAGAAAGATCAAATAGCAGCGCATCGTGGAGGTATTGTTGGAGTTGGTTATCATGCTAACGGCTCAGATTCGGGTAATGGTTCGGGTGACTCGGTGCAGAGTTCAATACCTGGAGATTCGAATAATGAATTTACACCACATCGTGGCGTTATAATAAAGAATCCACGTTTTCTTAGCACATCCTCATCGTCGGGTACTTTGAAAAGTATGTCCGAATTTGATGCAATTGCCGCTGAAGAGCAACTCTTTATGATGGAGTTACCAGATTTTAAGCCG GTATCCAAGTTTGATTTCGAAAACTTCATTACTCTTTTATTGCCATCAATCGATAACAAACCATTGGACGGAGATGCACTCACCACCTTCAAGATGATGCTGCTTGAATCGGGCCCAAAAGTAATTGCAGAACATATCACACGTATAGATATTGGTCTTTTGATTGAGGAGCTACCAGAAGATGAAGAACGCAATGTGTTGGATTGCTGTGGATTAGAGATGCTAACACTgccatttggtaaaattttccgtACTGATTTAATTGAACGTACACAATGTATGAAACTAATGGTCGCTGTAACAATACTCACCTGTCAGACGGACTTGGATCGAGCCGAATTGTTAAGCAAATGGATACAGATCGCAGTTGAAACAAAAACGGCATTGGGTAATCTTTTTGGGTTCTGTGCTATTATGTTGGGGTTATGTATGCCACAG ATTCAAAAATTGGAAAATGCTTGGCATATACTTCGTCAGAAATACACAGACAGCGCTTTTACCTTCGAGGCGAAACTACGTCCGACGTTAATCAGTATGAATGAGTGTTCCAATCCGCAAGCTCCCAATACCACTGTGCCACATGTTTTACTCTACGCTTTGTTGAAAGATCGACCGGTTATCGATATCATTGGCATGAACAATATTAACATGGAGGACCGTTCTTCGCTCTATAAAACTTGTATAACGTCATGGGAAGCTAAAGTTGATGACTTTGGCATGACTATTCATTTTCTTCATTTAGATTCGGCGCGTAATTTCTTGAACAATTTATCTTTGTACAGAAAAAATGCAAAACTTATGCTAGAAGAGTCGACTCCGCGTTTGGATGAGTTGCTCAGTGATGCTTTCAG GACCGAGTTCCATGTCAAATTTTTATGGGGCAGTAAAGGTGTTGTTGCAACACCAGAAGATCGTCACTCGAAATTAGAAAAAGTGCTCGTATTAATGGCTGATAAGTTTTGCAGTGCCGACTGCAACAGTGCCGCtgcataa
- the LOC137239902 gene encoding breast cancer anti-estrogen resistance protein 3 homolog isoform X1: MDKGGSSSNLCKNMGGSTVSIAGQLHLQQHQTPPNSIVVSTPSSEQQEAVALKKALEWELSLDAKDLRSHAWYHGPLSRQRADEIVQREGDFLIRDCGSQPDNYVLTCRTRTQVLHFVINKILLQPETVYERVQYQFEEDAFDAVPDLITFYVGSGKPISVASGARIQYPCNRTYPLSFYGHKIVGNHLHTQMLAGIRGASPLNSPLSHNGSFRFGSGIITPNTQQQQPMHSPMSSPPRVKRDIPPRLPSKKQRSQSLTPAHVTPTNSIRQSRNSESCSSADGVIQGNSTTPVESGSANVFHERGRRLSNFEKEVITREKSLVCAENMHLHSHLEHLAQAGQLHPNGFQTIARCSAATEAVDHFKFTTHSLPRSNMSNLRGCGVMRISSLARDFGSDAVGISTSLEGRQIPELPEKPPSPPPKPVRANSQTRKEKDQIAAHRGGIVGVGYHANGSDSGNGSGDSVQSSIPGDSNNEFTPHRGVIIKNPRFLSTSSSSGTLKSMSEFDAIAAEEQLFMMELPDFKPVSKFDFENFITLLLPSIDNKPLDGDALTTFKMMLLESGPKVIAEHITRIDIGLLIEELPEDEERNVLDCCGLEMLTLPFGKIFRTDLIERTQCMKLMVAVTILTCQTDLDRAELLSKWIQIAVETKTALGNLFGFCAIMLGLCMPQIQKLENAWHILRQKYTDSAFTFEAKLRPTLISMNECSNPQAPNTTVPHVLLYALLKDRPVIDIIGMNNINMEDRSSLYKTCITSWEAKVDDFGMTIHFLHLDSARNFLNNLSLYRKNAKLMLEESTPRLDELLSDAFRTEFHVKFLWGSKGVVATPEDRHSKLEKVLVLMADKFCSADCNSAAA; the protein is encoded by the exons ATGGATAAAGGTGGGAGTAGTAGCAATCTGTGCAAAAATATGGGTGGCTCTACCGTATCTATTGCCGGTCAACTACATCTACAACAGCACCAAACCCCACCCAACAGTATAGTCGTAAGCACACCTTCTAGTGAACAACAAGAGGCGGTTGCATTGAAAAAGGCGCTAGAGTGGGAGCTTAGCTTGGATGCAAAAGACTTACGCTCACATGCGTGGTATCATGGACCGTTGTCTCGACAGCGTGCCGATGAGATTGTGCAGAGGGAGGGCGATTTTCTGATAAGAGATTGCGGCTCCCAGCCGGATAATTATGTATTGACTTGTCGCACGAGAACACAAGTGTTACATTTTGTTATAAATAAG attCTGCTGCAACCCGAGACTGTCTATGAACGCGTTCAATACCAATTTGAGGAAGACGCTTTCGATGCAGTTCCCGATCTTATTACCTTCTATGTTGGTTCCG GTAAACCCATTTCGGTAGCCTCTGGTGCACGCATTCAGTATCCATGTAATCGCACATATCCACTTTCTTTTTATGGCCATAAAATTGTTGGTAATCATTTGCACACTCAAATGCTAGCTGGCATACGTGGTGCCAGTCCACTTAATTCTCCACTAAGTCATAATGGAAGCTTCCGATTTGGTTCTGGAATAATAACACCAAAtacccaacaacaacaaccaatgcaTAGTCCTATGTCTTCACCACCACGTGTGAAACGCGATATACCTCCACGTTTACCATCAAAGAAACAACGCTCTCAATCATTAACACCAGCACATGTCACGCCTACTAACAGTATTAGGCAATCTCGAAATAGTGAATCCTGTTCTAGTGCTGATGGCGTAATTCAAGGCAATTCTACCACACCTGTGGAGAGTGGAAGTGCGAATGTGTTTCATGAACGTGGACGAAggttaagtaattttgaaaaagaAGTGATTACAAGAGAAAAATCTTTAGTTTGCGCAGAAAATATGCACCTACATAGCCACTTGGAACATTTAGCACAAGCTGGACAACTCCATCCTAATGGATTTCAAACGATCGCGCGATGTTCGGCTGCTACTGAAGCAGTGGATCATTTTAAGTTCACTACACATTCTTTGCCTAGATCTAATATGAGCAATCTTCGAGGATGTGGTGTAATGCGCATTTCAAGTTTAGCTCGTGATTTTGGATCGGATGCAGTGGGCATAAGTACAAGCTTAGAAGGTAGGCAAATACCAGAGCTACCGGAGAAACCACCAAGTCCACCACCAAAACCAGTGCGCGCAAACAGTCAAACTCGAAAAGAGAAAGATCAAATAGCAGCGCATCGTGGAGGTATTGTTGGAGTTGGTTATCATGCTAACGGCTCAGATTCGGGTAATGGTTCGGGTGACTCGGTGCAGAGTTCAATACCTGGAGATTCGAATAATGAATTTACACCACATCGTGGCGTTATAATAAAGAATCCACGTTTTCTTAGCACATCCTCATCGTCGGGTACTTTGAAAAGTATGTCCGAATTTGATGCAATTGCCGCTGAAGAGCAACTCTTTATGATGGAGTTACCAGATTTTAAGCCG GTATCCAAGTTTGATTTCGAAAACTTCATTACTCTTTTATTGCCATCAATCGATAACAAACCATTGGACGGAGATGCACTCACCACCTTCAAGATGATGCTGCTTGAATCGGGCCCAAAAGTAATTGCAGAACATATCACACGTATAGATATTGGTCTTTTGATTGAGGAGCTACCAGAAGATGAAGAACGCAATGTGTTGGATTGCTGTGGATTAGAGATGCTAACACTgccatttggtaaaattttccgtACTGATTTAATTGAACGTACACAATGTATGAAACTAATGGTCGCTGTAACAATACTCACCTGTCAGACGGACTTGGATCGAGCCGAATTGTTAAGCAAATGGATACAGATCGCAGTTGAAACAAAAACGGCATTGGGTAATCTTTTTGGGTTCTGTGCTATTATGTTGGGGTTATGTATGCCACAG ATTCAAAAATTGGAAAATGCTTGGCATATACTTCGTCAGAAATACACAGACAGCGCTTTTACCTTCGAGGCGAAACTACGTCCGACGTTAATCAGTATGAATGAGTGTTCCAATCCGCAAGCTCCCAATACCACTGTGCCACATGTTTTACTCTACGCTTTGTTGAAAGATCGACCGGTTATCGATATCATTGGCATGAACAATATTAACATGGAGGACCGTTCTTCGCTCTATAAAACTTGTATAACGTCATGGGAAGCTAAAGTTGATGACTTTGGCATGACTATTCATTTTCTTCATTTAGATTCGGCGCGTAATTTCTTGAACAATTTATCTTTGTACAGAAAAAATGCAAAACTTATGCTAGAAGAGTCGACTCCGCGTTTGGATGAGTTGCTCAGTGATGCTTTCAG GACCGAGTTCCATGTCAAATTTTTATGGGGCAGTAAAGGTGTTGTTGCAACACCAGAAGATCGTCACTCGAAATTAGAAAAAGTGCTCGTATTAATGGCTGATAAGTTTTGCAGTGCCGACTGCAACAGTGCCGCtgcataa
- the LOC137242192 gene encoding uncharacterized protein isoform X2, which produces MPLTRSGSNSGHVDDDGGSDDLNTTVQEQNVIEQQQKSPLELQISAMVKQMAELQNTVAQLASMSNNAATGLRLGEGNSSTGGNDIIRENESIAETLASLNRVLSSSSGQGAVKKLYDLPEFDGKPEDWPMFRESFIMTTQEYGYNERQNMIRLQKAIKGKAREVVECPLIHSNNVPRVIDVLGERFGRPEQLVKSQIARVRSCAPIPENRLDMLVPFATKVQNLTTFLQAAGCEHHLANPTLMEELLFKLPTSRRLEWARHAINITPRATICHFSEWIQELARVVNITCLNSTQETRPVQRSNEGRMKFFHVGTNGKQAVSCELCTEAHHIEECSQFKTMDVESRWKVVRQRRLCFNCLRCGHRSNKCGKEHQCSAPNCAKKVHVLLHADEQRIAGGVQSQDTTSNQFLLTRSQDKKT; this is translated from the coding sequence ATGCCACTAACGCGTTCAGGGTCAAATAGCGGTCATGTAGATGACGATGGTGGTAGTGACGATCTAAATACCACTGTTCAAGAACAAAATGTAattgaacaacaacaaaaatcaccACTTGAGTTACAAATTAGCGCTATGGTAAAGCAAATGGCTGAATTACAAAACACAGTGGCGCAGCTTGCGAGTATGTCAAATAATGCGGCGACTGGTTTGCGTTTGGGTGAAGGCAACTCATCAACTGGGGGAAATGACATAATAAGGGAAAATGAGTCGATTGCAGAAACGTTGGCCAGCTTGAATCGCGTTTTGAGTAGTTCCTCCGGTCAAGGTGCCGTCAAGAAATTATATGATTTGCCAGAATTTGACGGAAAACCTGAGGACTGGCCAATGTTTCGCGAATCGTTCATTATGACGACTCAGGAGTACGGGTATAATGAGCGGCAAAATATGATAAGACTTCAGAAGGCCATTAAAGGAAAGGCGCGCGAAGTAGTTGAATGTCCGCTCATTCATAGCAACAATGTACCAAGAGTTATCGATGTGTTAGGTGAGCGTTTTGGTAGACCAGAGCAACTAGTCAAGAGTCAGATTGCGCGCGTTCGAAGTTGTGCGCCAATACCGGAAAATCGTTTGGACATGCTGGTGCCGTTTGCTACAAAGGTGCAAAATTTAACGACGTTTCTCCAAGCTGCTGGTTGTGAACACCACCTAGCCAATCCTACCCTTATGGAAGAGTTGCTGTTTAAGCTGCCAACATCGCGAAGATTAGAGTGGGCTCGCCATGCCATAAACATTACACCCAGAGCGACAATCTGCCATTTCAGTGAGTGGATACAGGAGCTGGCGCGCGTGGTGAACATCACCTGCCTCAATTCAACCCAGGAAACGCGACCGGTCCAAAGGAGTAATGAAGGGCGGATGAAATTCTTTCACGTTGGTACAAACGGGAAGCAAGCGGTCAGCTGCGAATTGTGTACAGAGGCACATCACATAGAAGAATGCAGTCAGTTTAAGACAATGGACGTCGAATCGAGATGGAAGGTTGTGCGACAGAGAAGGTTGTGTTTTAATTGTCTAAGGTGTGGGCACAGAAGCAACAAGTGTGGGAAAGAGCACCAATGTTCTGCACCAAACTGCGCGAAGAAAGTGCACGTGCTGCTGCATGCAGATGAACAACGAATCGCTGGTGGAGTTCAGAGTCAAGACACAACAAGCAACCAGTTTTTACTAACGCGGTCGCAAGacaagaaaacttaa